In Lacrimispora indolis DSM 755, a genomic segment contains:
- a CDS encoding YihY/virulence factor BrkB family protein, which produces MIRLLLRCKQIYDKYSKDEMTVYAAQASFFSIIAAFPFMMLLLALIQLIPSITKANLLQLIITIIPSTLEMNSIIVTVIDDLYTNSPVAVLSATAVAAIWSASKGMLSIERGLNRVFGQEKKRSYIMTRLICAGYTIVFMVICLLTLVLLVLGSSIQSFMNRHFPLLAEITQYVLTFRTMLVFMLTICFAVLYTYVPEKKQEFLSQLPGAAFSTLGWIAFSFAFSIYFNNFGNYSVMYGSLTAIVLLMLWIYSCICILFIGAEINYYYSLNWKEHTRS; this is translated from the coding sequence ATGATTCGATTGCTACTGCGCTGCAAACAAATTTATGACAAATACAGCAAGGATGAAATGACCGTATACGCGGCTCAGGCCTCCTTTTTTTCCATCATTGCGGCATTTCCTTTTATGATGCTTTTACTGGCATTGATACAGCTTATTCCCTCCATCACAAAAGCCAATCTGCTTCAGCTTATCATCACCATCATCCCAAGCACACTGGAAATGAACAGTATTATTGTAACTGTCATTGACGACCTTTATACCAATTCTCCGGTGGCCGTCCTATCCGCGACCGCGGTGGCCGCCATATGGTCTGCCTCCAAGGGGATGCTCAGCATTGAGAGGGGCTTAAACCGGGTATTCGGCCAGGAGAAAAAACGGAGTTATATTATGACCCGGCTCATCTGTGCAGGGTATACCATCGTCTTTATGGTCATCTGTCTTCTGACACTTGTGCTGCTGGTCCTGGGAAGCTCCATTCAAAGCTTTATGAACCGTCATTTTCCCCTGCTTGCAGAGATCACCCAGTACGTCCTTACCTTCCGCACCATGCTTGTTTTTATGCTGACGATTTGCTTTGCCGTTCTTTATACCTATGTTCCGGAAAAAAAGCAGGAGTTTTTAAGCCAGCTGCCGGGAGCTGCCTTTTCCACATTAGGCTGGATCGCTTTTTCTTTTGCCTTTTCCATTTACTTTAACAATTTCGGCAACTACTCCGTCATGTACGGAAGCCTCACCGCCATTGTGCTGCTGATGCTGTGGATTTATTCCTGTATCTGCATCCTGTTTATAGGCGCCGAAATCAATTACTATTATTCCTTAAACTGGAAGGAACATACACGCTCTTAA
- a CDS encoding SPL family radical SAM protein, which produces MEYISAKTIVTKTKGSQWFGIDYNMNIYKGCCHGCIYCDSRSDCYRIRNFDSVRVKEDALRIIRDDLRRKVKNGVVGTGAMSDPYNPFEQKLELTRHALELIDAYGFGAAVATKSALLKRDVDILKGIMEHSPVLCKVTVTTTDDSLAKKIEPHASSPTERLALIETLRTNGIFAGILLMPVLPFLEDSEENILSVVKAAHDAGASFIYPAFGVTLRSNQREWYFDRLRELFPERDLVSEYIKRYGNSYECTSPAARKLWQVFSRECQRYGIIYQMKDIIHAYKKNYDVTQLSLFD; this is translated from the coding sequence ATGGAATACATTTCTGCAAAAACCATAGTGACCAAGACAAAAGGTTCCCAGTGGTTCGGTATTGATTACAACATGAATATTTATAAGGGGTGCTGTCACGGCTGCATTTATTGCGACAGCCGTTCCGATTGTTACCGGATCCGGAATTTTGATTCTGTACGGGTCAAGGAGGATGCTCTTCGGATCATCAGGGATGATTTAAGGCGCAAGGTGAAAAACGGCGTTGTGGGAACAGGGGCCATGAGCGATCCCTACAACCCCTTTGAACAAAAGCTTGAATTAACAAGGCATGCTCTGGAGCTGATTGACGCATACGGCTTTGGGGCAGCAGTTGCCACGAAAAGCGCTCTTCTTAAGCGGGATGTGGATATTCTCAAAGGGATCATGGAGCATTCCCCTGTTCTGTGTAAGGTGACTGTTACCACCACCGATGACAGCCTGGCGAAAAAAATTGAACCTCATGCGTCCAGTCCCACAGAGCGGCTGGCTTTGATCGAAACCTTAAGAACAAACGGCATATTTGCAGGAATACTATTGATGCCGGTACTCCCGTTTCTGGAGGATAGCGAGGAAAATATTCTTTCCGTCGTAAAGGCCGCCCATGATGCTGGAGCCAGCTTCATTTATCCTGCTTTTGGCGTGACTTTACGCAGCAATCAGAGAGAATGGTATTTTGACCGCCTCCGGGAGCTGTTTCCAGAAAGGGACCTGGTGTCAGAATACATCAAAAGGTATGGAAACAGCTATGAATGTACAAGCCCGGCGGCCAGGAAGCTGTGGCAGGTATTTTCCCGGGAATGCCAGCGGTACGGAATTATTTACCAGATGAAGGATATCATTCATGCATATAAAAAGAATTATGATGTAACCCAGTTAAGCCTTTTTGATTAG
- a CDS encoding carboxypeptidase M32, translated as MSKSYEILSSLLEKTMALQTSLVLFEWDNETLAPEGAGSYTSRVIGALSEEYYRVMTGEDMGKAIGDCEEDKSLSDVERAVVKGAKEAREELICIPSKEYRENAQLIAEAARIWSKAKNDEDFDAFAPTLEKVIGFKRKFASYRKKEGQKLYDVLLDEFEKGFNMELLDEFFSRLKEEIVPLLKDIKEHGKTIDDSFLSGGYPEEKQREMARYLAEYVGFDFSKGVLAESAHPFTTNLHNHDVRITTSYRKTVDSSMFSVIHEAGHGLYELGISDEITQTPVGQGTSMGMHESQSRFFENIIGRSQAFWVPLYEKLQELYPEKLKNVSREQFVEAINKVEPSFIRTEADELTYNLHILIRYEIEKMIMEEDVDLKELPKIWADKYEEYLGVRPENPSEGILQDIHWSQGLMGYFPSYALGNAFGAQLYYHMKKEMDFDELLMNGKIDVISEYLREHVHKFGKLKTSREILKDVTGEDFTPDYFIQYIKEKYTKLYELS; from the coding sequence ATGAGCAAATCTTATGAAATTTTGTCCTCTTTGCTGGAAAAGACCATGGCACTACAGACTTCCCTGGTCCTTTTTGAATGGGATAATGAAACTCTTGCGCCGGAGGGTGCCGGTTCCTATACTTCAAGGGTCATCGGTGCGCTTTCTGAGGAATATTACAGGGTGATGACCGGAGAAGATATGGGGAAAGCCATTGGTGATTGTGAGGAAGATAAAAGCCTTTCCGACGTGGAACGGGCCGTTGTCAAAGGGGCAAAGGAAGCCAGAGAAGAACTGATCTGCATCCCGTCAAAGGAGTACCGGGAGAATGCCCAGCTCATAGCCGAGGCTGCCAGGATCTGGTCAAAGGCAAAAAATGACGAAGATTTTGATGCTTTTGCGCCGACGCTCGAGAAGGTGATCGGTTTTAAAAGGAAGTTCGCTTCGTACAGGAAAAAGGAAGGCCAGAAGCTTTACGACGTTCTGTTGGATGAGTTTGAAAAAGGATTTAATATGGAGCTTTTGGATGAGTTTTTCAGCCGTCTTAAAGAGGAGATCGTGCCGCTTTTAAAAGACATCAAGGAGCATGGAAAGACCATTGATGATTCATTCTTATCAGGCGGATATCCGGAGGAAAAGCAAAGGGAGATGGCCCGCTATCTTGCGGAATACGTCGGCTTTGATTTTTCTAAGGGCGTGCTTGCGGAAAGCGCCCATCCATTTACTACCAATCTTCATAATCATGATGTAAGGATCACCACCAGCTACAGGAAGACGGTGGACAGTTCCATGTTCTCTGTAATTCATGAGGCAGGACATGGACTTTATGAGCTGGGGATCAGTGATGAGATCACTCAGACTCCCGTGGGACAGGGGACATCCATGGGGATGCATGAATCCCAGTCACGCTTTTTTGAAAATATCATCGGCCGCAGCCAGGCTTTCTGGGTTCCTCTTTACGAGAAGCTTCAGGAGCTCTATCCTGAAAAATTAAAGAATGTATCCAGGGAACAGTTTGTGGAGGCCATTAATAAGGTGGAGCCAAGCTTTATCCGGACAGAGGCCGACGAACTCACCTACAATCTCCATATTTTGATCCGCTATGAAATTGAAAAAATGATCATGGAAGAAGACGTGGATTTAAAAGAACTTCCAAAGATCTGGGCGGATAAATATGAGGAATATCTTGGAGTGCGCCCGGAAAATCCATCAGAAGGGATCCTTCAGGACATCCACTGGTCTCAGGGACTTATGGGCTATTTTCCGTCTTATGCCCTGGGAAATGCTTTTGGAGCACAGCTTTATTACCATATGAAAAAGGAGATGGATTTTGACGAGCTCCTTATGAATGGGAAGATCGATGTGATAAGTGAATATTTAAGAGAACATGTTCACAAATTCGGAAAGCTGAAAACCAGCCGGGAGATCTTAAAGGATGTTACGGGAGAGGATTTTACACCGGATTATTTCATTCAGTATATAAAGGAAAAATACACCAAGCTGTATGAGCTGTCATAA
- a CDS encoding CZB domain-containing protein produces MEKEIKYPYILFKIAGSLYCINSKYISTIVQLPNYSTIPAAPANVTGMFKYRNEVIQMLDLRITFGLKSISDECKDFEEMIDARKQDHINWVKELERFIEEGGNFRLAKDPHQCALGRWYDNFKTDNLTIANHLRKIEEPHAKLHMAADEADRCKKDCENCSREECLLKILKQVKEESMPTILSLLDQTKELFRSTIYKEMVLILDGIQWGIVVDEIVAVEDLDTISDRDEDPMVNRCSYINHVMESPKCEGLIFELNTNYLSARLKKLEAAF; encoded by the coding sequence ATGGAAAAAGAGATCAAATATCCGTATATTTTATTCAAAATTGCCGGTTCCCTCTATTGCATTAACAGCAAATACATATCAACCATTGTACAGCTGCCCAACTACAGCACAATACCGGCCGCCCCGGCCAATGTGACCGGAATGTTCAAATACCGGAATGAGGTCATACAAATGCTTGACCTTCGGATCACCTTTGGACTAAAATCCATTTCCGATGAATGTAAGGATTTCGAAGAGATGATTGATGCCAGGAAGCAGGACCACATCAACTGGGTTAAGGAACTGGAGCGCTTTATTGAAGAAGGCGGAAACTTCCGTCTGGCAAAGGATCCCCACCAGTGTGCCCTGGGAAGATGGTACGATAATTTTAAAACCGACAATCTTACCATTGCCAACCATCTCCGTAAAATAGAAGAGCCTCATGCAAAGCTCCACATGGCTGCTGATGAAGCGGACCGATGCAAAAAGGACTGTGAAAACTGCAGCAGGGAAGAATGCCTGCTTAAGATTTTAAAGCAGGTAAAGGAGGAATCCATGCCAACCATTCTGAGCCTTCTGGACCAGACAAAGGAACTGTTCCGTTCAACCATATACAAAGAGATGGTCCTCATACTGGACGGCATCCAATGGGGGATTGTGGTGGATGAGATTGTTGCAGTAGAAGACCTGGATACCATTTCAGACAGGGATGAAGATCCCATGGTAAACCGCTGTTCCTATATCAATCATGTGATGGAAAGCCCCAAATGCGAAGGCCTTATCTTTGAGCTTAACACAAATTACCTGTCAGCCAGATTAAAAAAGCTGGAAGCCGCTTTTTAA
- the cysK gene encoding cysteine synthase A, protein MENIKKSASELIGRTPLVELCNYEKRHKAAASIIAKLEYFNPAGSVKDRAALYMIQDAEASGMLKPGATIIEPTSGNTGIGIASIAAMRGYRAILTMPETMSVERRNLLKAYGAEIVLTEGAKGMAGAIAKAEELQKEIAGSFILGQFDNPSNSKAHYEMTGPEIWEDTDGKIDVFIAGVGTGGTITGAGEYLKSKNPEIKVIAVEPAASPVLSGGKPGPHGIQGIGAGFIPSILNTGIYDEIVLVENGDAYETGKELAQTEGILVGISSSAAVWAAKEAAKRPEYAGKRIVVILPDTGDRYLSTPLFT, encoded by the coding sequence ATGGAAAATATCAAAAAAAGCGCATCGGAACTGATTGGCCGTACGCCCCTTGTGGAATTGTGCAATTATGAGAAACGGCATAAAGCAGCAGCTTCCATCATAGCAAAGCTGGAATATTTTAATCCGGCAGGAAGTGTAAAGGACCGGGCTGCCTTATATATGATTCAGGATGCAGAGGCTTCCGGCATGTTAAAGCCGGGTGCAACGATCATAGAACCTACATCCGGTAATACGGGAATCGGCATTGCCAGCATTGCAGCCATGAGGGGATACCGGGCCATCCTTACCATGCCGGAAACCATGAGTGTGGAACGGCGTAATCTGTTAAAAGCCTATGGAGCAGAAATCGTATTGACGGAAGGCGCAAAAGGGATGGCAGGAGCCATTGCAAAGGCGGAAGAGCTGCAAAAAGAGATAGCCGGTTCCTTTATTCTGGGACAGTTTGACAATCCGTCTAATTCCAAGGCCCATTATGAGATGACCGGTCCGGAAATTTGGGAGGACACCGATGGAAAGATCGATGTTTTTATAGCCGGTGTGGGAACCGGGGGCACCATCACAGGAGCAGGAGAATACTTAAAGAGTAAGAATCCTGAGATAAAGGTGATCGCCGTGGAACCCGCCGCTTCTCCGGTCCTTTCAGGAGGCAAGCCAGGCCCTCACGGAATTCAGGGGATCGGAGCCGGGTTTATCCCCTCCATACTGAATACAGGCATTTACGACGAGATCGTACTTGTGGAAAACGGAGATGCGTATGAGACAGGGAAGGAACTGGCACAGACAGAAGGCATTTTGGTGGGAATCTCCTCCTCAGCGGCCGTGTGGGCTGCGAAGGAAGCCGCAAAGCGCCCGGAATATGCCGGAAAGAGGATCGTGGTGATTCTTCCCGATACAGGGGACCGTTACTTATCCACGCCTTTGTTTACTTAA
- a CDS encoding ABC transporter ATP-binding protein: protein MKKLLKYLKDYKVESVMGPLFKLLEVCFELLVPLVMAKVIDVGIKSHDMSYILKMGGLLVLLGIIGLVCSITAQYFAAKAAVGFGTSLRNDLFAHINRLSYQEIDSIGTATLITRITSDANQIQAGVNLFLRLFLRSPFVVFGAMIMAFTINVRAAVIFAVLIPLLSLVIFGIMLVSIPLYKKVQKQLDQVLLTVRENLEGARVIRAFSRQDDEIRRFDEENGLLVRFQVFVGKISALMNPLTYVMINLGIIVLINTGAGQVQKGIITQGEVIALVNYMSQILVELVRLANLIITISKSLACGGRISAVFELEPGIVETAHKAVEEEPGALKVEFDRMSFTYRGAKAAALSGISMKIKKGETIGIIGGTGSGKTTLVNLIPRFYDAEEGSVKVGGVNVKQYPLSQLRELVGIVPQKAVLFKGTLRENMKWGKKAATDEEIYQALATAQAKDFVEEKGQGLDLIIQAGGKNLSGGQKQRLAIARALVKEPQILIMDDSASALDFATDAKLRKAIKENTRDMTVFLVSQRASTIKNADRILVLDDGQMAGWGTHKELLASCDVYREICLSQLSEKEVQ, encoded by the coding sequence ATGAAAAAGCTCCTGAAATATCTGAAGGACTATAAAGTTGAAAGCGTCATGGGGCCGTTATTTAAGCTTCTGGAAGTTTGCTTTGAATTATTGGTGCCTCTTGTAATGGCAAAAGTCATTGATGTAGGAATTAAGTCCCATGATATGTCCTATATACTGAAGATGGGCGGATTGCTGGTGCTTCTGGGCATCATAGGCCTGGTGTGTTCTATTACGGCACAGTATTTTGCGGCAAAAGCAGCGGTCGGCTTCGGCACTTCCCTGCGGAATGATCTGTTTGCCCATATTAACAGATTGTCCTACCAGGAGATCGATTCTATTGGAACCGCAACCCTGATCACCAGGATCACCAGCGATGCCAACCAGATTCAGGCAGGAGTGAATTTATTCCTGCGTTTGTTCCTTCGTTCTCCTTTTGTGGTGTTCGGAGCCATGATCATGGCATTTACCATCAACGTAAGGGCGGCTGTTATTTTTGCGGTTCTCATCCCCCTCCTTTCCCTTGTGATATTTGGAATTATGCTTGTCAGCATCCCTCTGTATAAAAAGGTGCAGAAACAGTTGGACCAGGTGCTTTTAACTGTCAGGGAGAATCTTGAAGGGGCCCGTGTTATCCGTGCCTTTTCCCGTCAGGATGATGAGATCCGCCGGTTTGATGAGGAAAACGGACTTTTGGTGCGCTTTCAGGTATTTGTAGGAAAGATTTCAGCATTAATGAATCCCCTTACTTATGTGATGATCAATCTGGGGATTATTGTTCTTATAAACACCGGAGCCGGACAGGTCCAAAAGGGCATCATCACCCAGGGTGAAGTGATCGCTTTGGTAAATTACATGTCTCAGATTTTAGTGGAGCTTGTAAGACTGGCAAACTTAATCATTACCATCTCAAAATCCCTGGCCTGCGGCGGCCGCATAAGCGCTGTGTTTGAACTGGAACCAGGAATCGTGGAAACAGCTCACAAGGCCGTGGAAGAGGAGCCGGGTGCGCTTAAGGTGGAGTTTGACCGTATGTCCTTTACCTACCGAGGGGCAAAAGCGGCGGCTTTAAGCGGCATATCCATGAAAATCAAAAAGGGGGAGACCATTGGGATCATTGGCGGTACAGGCTCCGGCAAGACCACCCTGGTAAACTTGATCCCCAGGTTTTATGATGCTGAGGAAGGCTCCGTAAAGGTGGGAGGAGTTAATGTAAAACAATATCCTTTGAGTCAGCTTCGGGAACTGGTAGGGATCGTTCCTCAAAAGGCAGTGCTTTTTAAAGGAACCCTTCGGGAAAATATGAAGTGGGGGAAAAAGGCTGCCACGGACGAGGAGATTTACCAGGCTCTTGCAACGGCCCAGGCAAAGGATTTCGTAGAGGAAAAGGGCCAGGGGCTGGATCTCATAATCCAGGCAGGAGGAAAAAACCTTTCAGGCGGACAGAAGCAGAGACTTGCCATTGCCAGGGCATTGGTAAAAGAACCTCAGATCCTCATCATGGATGACAGCGCTTCTGCACTGGATTTTGCTACCGATGCAAAACTGAGAAAGGCAATTAAGGAAAACACCAGGGATATGACTGTGTTCCTTGTGTCTCAGAGAGCGTCCACCATCAAAAACGCGGACAGGATACTGGTTCTGGATGACGGACAGATGGCGGGCTGGGGAACCCATAAAGAGCTGTTGGCTTCCTGTGATGTTTACCGGGAAATCTGCTTATCCCAGCTGTCAGAAAAGGAGGTACAATAA
- a CDS encoding 5'-3' exonuclease, which yields MSERKFVVVDGSSMLSTCYYAVLPREIMFAKSEEEKQRHYDKILHAKDGTYTNAVFGMLKMVVSLMKKQQPDHIAFVFDKTRDTFRRELYPDYKGTRGVTPEPLKSQFILMEDILKDVGFQVLLSEQYEADDYAGSLVMKFREEIPMILLTKDHDYLQLINDEYNVRAWMVQSRQEKADELYKKYYSFYGVKKEEVNLPEKVFEYTADTVLREEGVRPEQIADLKGIQGDPSDNIPGVKGVSSAAPPLLREYGTVEEIYRSIREAEADKKSLKELQDFWKNQLGITRSPYKALTKTSEEELCGEKAALLSKTLATMKTDIPIDMELKDFSAEAYQEEKVKKWLKTLDIKEASIFGTGK from the coding sequence ATGTCTGAAAGAAAATTTGTAGTTGTTGACGGTTCTTCTATGCTGTCGACCTGTTACTATGCGGTTTTACCAAGGGAAATCATGTTTGCAAAGTCAGAAGAAGAAAAGCAGAGGCATTACGACAAAATTCTTCATGCAAAGGACGGCACTTATACCAATGCGGTCTTTGGAATGCTTAAGATGGTAGTTTCCCTGATGAAAAAGCAGCAGCCGGACCACATTGCCTTTGTGTTTGATAAAACCAGGGATACCTTTCGGAGAGAACTGTATCCGGATTATAAGGGAACCAGGGGAGTTACTCCGGAGCCGCTAAAGAGCCAGTTTATCCTGATGGAGGACATTTTAAAGGATGTTGGCTTTCAGGTGCTTTTAAGTGAACAGTATGAGGCCGACGATTATGCAGGAAGCCTGGTCATGAAATTCAGGGAGGAGATTCCCATGATCCTTCTCACAAAGGATCACGATTATCTCCAGCTAATAAACGATGAATACAATGTGAGGGCATGGATGGTCCAGTCCCGGCAGGAGAAGGCAGATGAGCTGTATAAAAAATATTATTCCTTTTACGGCGTAAAAAAAGAAGAGGTCAACCTTCCTGAAAAGGTTTTTGAATATACTGCTGATACGGTGCTGAGAGAAGAAGGAGTCAGGCCGGAACAGATCGCTGATTTAAAAGGAATCCAGGGAGATCCTTCCGACAATATTCCAGGAGTAAAGGGAGTAAGCAGTGCGGCACCGCCTCTTCTTCGGGAATATGGCACTGTGGAAGAGATATACCGTTCCATCCGCGAAGCCGAAGCTGATAAAAAAAGTTTAAAAGAACTTCAGGATTTTTGGAAGAACCAGTTGGGCATCACCCGTTCTCCTTATAAGGCACTGACAAAAACCAGTGAGGAGGAATTGTGCGGCGAAAAGGCGGCTCTGCTTTCCAAAACCCTGGCGACCATGAAGACGGATATTCCCATTGACATGGAGCTTAAGGATTTTTCTGCGGAAGCTTATCAGGAGGAAAAAGTCAAAAAATGGCTGAAAACCCTTGATATAAAAGAAGCTTCCATTTTTGGTACGGGAAAATGA
- a CDS encoding LysR family transcriptional regulator has product MNLINSKQLYYFTAIAETGSFTAAAKKLGLSQPPLSKQIFLLEEELGVKLFERGSRKTELTEAGTFLYSRARDILSMMDSITEELHHFPTASKGILKLGTISSSGALLHDFLKIYCSAHPKVRFEITEGNTYQLLEKMKNGIVECAIIRTPFNGEGFECVYGKREPLMAVGNPSFFSGIPMNKIRLTDLSGKPLIYYRRFDSIISLAFQNSGIEPNVFCRNDDARTCLQWASTGLGIALVPESISKTAEHTDLVSREIDSEDTVTRMAAVYKKNGYVSNIAREFVSYFGKLMSLS; this is encoded by the coding sequence ATGAATCTGATTAATTCAAAACAGCTTTATTATTTCACTGCAATTGCAGAAACAGGCAGCTTTACAGCTGCAGCAAAAAAACTGGGATTGTCCCAGCCGCCATTAAGCAAGCAGATCTTTCTGCTGGAAGAAGAACTTGGAGTAAAGCTTTTTGAACGGGGCTCCAGGAAAACAGAACTGACGGAAGCAGGCACCTTTCTCTATTCCCGGGCCAGAGACATCCTGTCTATGATGGATTCCATTACAGAAGAGCTGCACCATTTTCCAACTGCTTCCAAAGGGATTTTAAAGCTGGGAACCATCTCTTCTTCCGGCGCTCTGCTCCATGATTTTTTAAAAATATACTGTTCCGCCCATCCAAAGGTGCGGTTCGAGATCACGGAAGGAAATACTTACCAGCTTCTGGAAAAAATGAAAAACGGGATCGTGGAATGTGCCATTATACGGACCCCGTTTAATGGAGAAGGCTTTGAATGTGTATACGGAAAAAGAGAACCATTGATGGCGGTTGGAAATCCCTCTTTTTTTTCTGGCATTCCAATGAATAAAATCAGGCTGACAGATCTTTCCGGCAAACCCCTGATCTATTACCGCCGTTTTGATTCCATCATCTCCCTTGCCTTTCAAAACAGCGGCATAGAGCCGAATGTTTTTTGCCGCAATGACGATGCCAGGACCTGCCTTCAATGGGCGAGCACCGGTCTTGGTATTGCCCTGGTGCCTGAATCCATCAGCAAAACGGCTGAGCATACGGATCTCGTTTCCCGGGAAATCGATTCTGAGGATACCGTTACAAGGATGGCTGCCGTATATAAGAAAAACGGCTATGTTTCAAACATAGCCAGGGAATTTGTTTCCTACTTCGGAAAGCTGATGTCCCTTTCCTAA
- a CDS encoding ABC transporter ATP-binding protein, protein MDMKKYRSTIKRILGCISRYRWGVAASLACAFVTVLLTLYVPILTGRAIDFIVGAGAVDFLGMWEILKQIGIIIAMTAAAQWLMSHINNLVTYRVVKDIRTQAFDKLEILPLKYIDSHSHGDMINRIIADIDQFSDGLLMGFTQLFTGVLTIVGTLFFMFSMNPAITIVVVLVTPVSLFAASFIARRTYRMFKMQSQTRGELTSLVEEMLGNQKVVQAFSHEADAQETFENINENLRVWSLKATFFSSTSNPATRFVNSLVYASVGIAGAFAAVKGLLSVGQLASFLSYANQYTKPFNEISGVITELQNALASAARVFELIDEEPQVPEDSDAAVLSDAKGEVSLENVYFSYNPEIPLIEDMNLKVLPGQRIAIVGPTGCGKSTVINLLMRFYDVNSGSIRVEGTDVRHMTRQSLRTSYGMVLQETWLKSGTIRDNIAYGKPDASEEEIILAAKESHAHGFIRRMPEGYDTVISEDGGNLSQGQKQLLCIARVMLCLPPMLILDEATSSIDTRTEIKIQKAFGKMMEGRTSFIVAHRLSTIREADVILVMRDGHIIEQGTHEGLISKNGFYAQLYNSQFAV, encoded by the coding sequence ATGGACATGAAAAAATACAGATCCACCATCAAACGGATCCTTGGTTGTATCAGCCGGTATCGATGGGGAGTTGCCGCCTCTTTGGCCTGCGCTTTTGTCACGGTCCTTCTGACCTTGTATGTTCCCATCCTCACAGGGCGGGCCATTGACTTCATTGTGGGAGCGGGAGCCGTTGATTTTCTAGGCATGTGGGAGATTTTAAAGCAAATCGGAATCATTATAGCCATGACTGCGGCGGCCCAGTGGCTTATGAGCCATATCAACAATTTGGTCACCTACCGGGTGGTAAAGGATATCAGGACCCAGGCATTTGATAAATTGGAAATACTTCCTTTAAAATATATTGACTCCCATTCCCATGGGGATATGATAAACAGGATCATTGCGGATATCGACCAGTTTTCCGACGGGTTGTTAATGGGCTTTACCCAGTTGTTTACCGGGGTCCTGACCATTGTGGGGACGTTGTTTTTCATGTTTTCCATGAACCCGGCTATCACCATTGTGGTGGTGCTGGTGACGCCGGTATCCTTATTTGCCGCCAGCTTTATTGCAAGAAGGACCTATCGTATGTTCAAAATGCAGTCCCAGACCAGAGGAGAACTGACTTCTCTGGTGGAAGAGATGCTGGGGAACCAGAAAGTGGTGCAGGCTTTTTCTCATGAAGCCGATGCCCAGGAAACGTTTGAAAATATCAATGAGAATCTGCGTGTCTGGAGCTTGAAAGCTACATTTTTTTCCTCCACCAGCAACCCGGCTACCCGTTTTGTAAACAGTCTTGTATATGCCAGCGTTGGAATTGCCGGAGCTTTTGCAGCAGTAAAGGGACTTTTATCCGTAGGTCAGCTTGCCAGCTTTTTAAGCTATGCCAATCAGTATACAAAGCCGTTTAATGAAATATCAGGGGTGATCACAGAGCTTCAAAACGCACTGGCCTCTGCTGCGCGGGTGTTTGAGCTGATCGACGAGGAGCCTCAGGTCCCGGAAGATTCTGACGCCGCAGTGCTCTCTGACGCAAAAGGAGAAGTTTCTCTGGAGAATGTGTACTTTTCCTATAATCCGGAGATTCCGCTGATCGAGGATATGAATTTAAAGGTATTGCCGGGACAGAGGATCGCCATTGTAGGCCCAACCGGCTGCGGAAAGAGCACTGTCATCAATCTTCTCATGCGTTTTTATGATGTGAATTCCGGCTCTATCCGGGTGGAAGGGACAGATGTGCGCCATATGACAAGGCAGAGCTTAAGAACCAGCTATGGAATGGTGCTGCAGGAAACGTGGCTGAAATCCGGGACCATTCGTGACAACATTGCATATGGAAAGCCGGATGCATCGGAGGAGGAGATCATCCTGGCGGCAAAGGAATCTCATGCCCACGGCTTTATCAGGCGAATGCCGGAAGGTTATGATACTGTCATATCAGAAGACGGAGGGAATTTATCACAGGGCCAAAAACAGCTTTTATGCATTGCCAGAGTCATGCTGTGCCTTCCTCCCATGTTAATCCTTGACGAAGCCACCTCCTCCATTGATACCAGAACTGAAATAAAAATACAGAAGGCCTTTGGAAAAATGATGGAAGGACGGACCAGTTTTATCGTTGCACACCGGCTTTCTACGATCAGAGAGGCTGACGTGATACTGGTAATGCGGGATGGACACATCATTGAGCAGGGCACTCATGAAGGCCTGATTTCCAAGAACGGATTTTACGCACAGTTATATAACAGCCAGTTTGCCGTGTGA